DNA from Salinibacterium sp. dk2585:
TTATGTATGCGGACCGATACTTTCGCGGGAGATGAAGTATTCCGAGAGTTGTTGCACCGGCCTGCTTGTCGGTCTTTTCAAACCTAAGTCCTCTGTTCCTACCGCCGCTATCGATATTGACGATGAGCGAGTTCGGGAAGAATCCTCCAGACTCCACGAAGTCAGAGACACTCTTCAAGCGAGCCTTCTTGATTATCCGTTGGTAGGTCGGCATCCATCGAACGTTCGCTTTATTGTTGTGCAGCACGTAGGCGATCTTCAGGAGACGCCGGGGCTCGATCGCAAACGAATAGTAGGTGTGTCCCCCGAGCTTCCCTTGGATGGCAGCGACGGTGGAGTCCATAGCCTCTATTTGTTGCCCGCTAAACAAGTTACCTAGCAGCTGGAACTTAGCGGCAGACCCGAGGTGGCTCGCTAACTCTTGGTAGTAGCTGACGGCGTCCTCGTCCAGATAAGTTATGCCGGCACTCTCTATGCGATCAGCGGTGTCTCGGCTCACGGCTATGTTGTTTGTGGCGAAGACAAATTTCACCTTGTGATCAGGAAAGCGCTCGCGAAGGGACCCAATCAGGCCTGCACGGTAGCCCTGAATGCTTTCGATTTCTTGCTTGAAAGTCTCCGTTCGTGGCTGTTCGGAATTGGAAGACTTGCACTCGAACACCAAGACGACTTCATCGTCGGCCGCAAGGACGTCTACTTGTTTGGTTTCATTGGAGTTCTTGCCGTATTTGATGCGAAGAGAGCGCCCAATGCTCATTTGGACGAAGCCGAGCTGCGCGCACATCGCCCAGATGCGGTCCTCGAAGGCCACGTCATGCGGCTTCTGCCGTCGCATCCAAATGTCTCGCTTGAGTGCTTTGTCCAGAACCCAGCCCTTGTCCTCGTACTCGCCCTGGCGGGCGGCGGGGATTTTCTCCCGTATGTATGGGGACAACCTCCGGCCAATCTCTCGGCGGAGGCCGGTTGGACTATAGGTCTCGATCTCGGACATTCATAACTCCCCAAGGTTTGTGAACAGGAACTCCTCGGTACGGCCACGCGAGGCGCTCTTGCCGCCGACTGAATTTCGCCGAGTGACTACGATCTTTCGCCCTAGGGACGAAAACAGAGTGTCTATTGACGAATGCGCGGCATTGGTCAAGGCGAAGTACGCACCCCGCTTCGAGATTTCCGCGATGCGTCCCGCCAGGCGTTCCTGGTCCTCAAACGAGAACAGATGTTGGTTGTATTTGATGAACCCGTTGTTGTTGTGTGCGACTGTGTATGGGGGATCGAGAAAGACCAGGTCGCCGGCGTCCACATCGTCGAGTGCGTCCCCGAAGTCCTTCGATCGAAGGACAGCGCCGGCGAGAACTCTGCTGGCTGTCTGGAGTGCGGGCAGCCCCGGGATCTTGGGTGAAGGACGGGCTCCGAACGGCACGTTATATTCGCCGCGAAGGTTGACGCGGTAAATGCCGTTGTAGGAGGTGTGGTTCAAAAAAATGAAACGGGCGGCACGCGCCGAGGGCTCAATGGGCACTTGGGCGCGAGCGCTGTAGTAGCTTTCGGCCGTGTTTTGGTACTGCGCAATAGCGGACGCAACCTCTTCGGGTGAATCTCGAACTTGTTGATAAACCTCAATGAGGTCACCATTCAAGTCAGATAGGTACGCTGTGCCTTTGGGCGC
Protein-coding regions in this window:
- a CDS encoding DNA adenine methylase → MLQDSLAEHEPGLAPVPVTAPFLRWAGGKRWLVPQLLRLARQHDFRNYHEPFVGGGSVFFALAPKGTAYLSDLNGDLIEVYQQVRDSPEEVASAIAQYQNTAESYYSARAQVPIEPSARAARFIFLNHTSYNGIYRVNLRGEYNVPFGARPSPKIPGLPALQTASRVLAGAVLRSKDFGDALDDVDAGDLVFLDPPYTVAHNNNGFIKYNQHLFSFEDQERLAGRIAEISKRGAYFALTNAAHSSIDTLFSSLGRKIVVTRRNSVGGKSASRGRTEEFLFTNLGEL